The window ACCTCACACCTGAGCATCATTTAAGCGATGTTTTAGACTTAAAGGACAGGACAGATCACACTACCGTTGCCGTAACCCATGACGGGACAGGACACGGAAAACTCTTAGGTGTAGTTACAGGCAGGGATTACCGCATAGGCCATACCGATTTAAATACAAAGGTAAAAGAATTTATGACGCCTATCGAACGCCTCCATGTTGCCGAAGAAGGAATCAGCTTAAAAAAGGCCCAAGACATTATCTGGGAATTTAAGCTTAATTCGCTTCCGATTCTTGATAAAAAAGGCTGTCTTGTTGCCTTTGTTTTTAGGAAAGATTATGAAAGTAATACGGAAAACCCGCTCGAACTTCTTGATGAAAAAAAACGCTACATGGTAGGAGCCGGTATAAATACAAGAGACTATGAAGAACGCGTTCCCGCCCTTGTGGAAGCAGGTGCCGATGTACTTTGTATAGACTCATCGGACGGCTTTAGCGATTGGCAAAAGCAAACGATTCAATTTGTAAAAGAAAAATACGGGGATTCAATTCCCATAGGGGCCGGCAATGTTGTAGATGCTGACGGCTTTAATTTTTTAGCGGATGCGGGAGCCGATTTTATAAAGGTCGGAATAGGAGGCGGTTCAATCTGTATTACCCGTGAAACAAAGGGAATAGGAAGAGGTCAGGCCACTGCCCTAATAGAGGTTGCCAAGGCCCGGGATGAATATTTTAAAAAGAAGGGCGTTTATATTCCTATCTGCTCCGACGGCGGAATCGTTTTTGATTACCACATAACCCTAGCCCTCGCTATGGGAAGCGACTTCTGTATGCTCGGCCGCTACTTTGCCCGCTTTGACGAAAGCCCTACCAACAAGGTATTGATTAACGGAAACTATATGAAAGAATACTGGGGCGAAGGTTCTGCGAGGGCCAGAAACTGGCAGCGATACGATTCGGGCGGAGAGAAAAAGCTTTCTTTTGAAGAGGGTGTAGACTCCTATGTTCCCTATGCAGGAAAACTCCACGACAATGTTGCGGTAACTTTAAACAAGATACGCTCAACAATGTGTAATTGCGGGGTTTTAAGCATTCCGGAATTCCAGCGTGACGCAAAAATAACTTTAGTCTCTTCGGCAAGTATCATTGAAGGCGGCCCTCACGATGTCGTCTTAAAAGACATGAGCCATTCTTCAAGCTCAAATTATTAAGTAGAAAGCCGCTCCAATTATTAAGTAAAGAGCCGCTCAAATTACTAATTAAAGAGCGGCTCATATTTTTCCAATGTCATGTTAAATTTCGTATAACAAAAAGCCTGTTTCGCCCATAGGTATTTCTTTTATAAGTTTACCCTGATGCCAAACAAAGGCGCCTCCTCCTATAGCCTTAGCATTTTCATTTACAAGGGAGTTTATAAATAAAACCGGTTTATCGAGGATTGCAGTTCTTTCGGCGTAGGCAGCGGCTTCACCGTTTTTCCATTCTTCCTTTGTATAACCGCAAAATACCGGCCATAAAAAGGCATCGGGATTGAGGCTTATAATAGGCTCTAAAAGATTATCTTCCCATAAGTCCCCGCAGATAAAAACGGCAAGGCGCTTACCCCCAAAATCAAACTCAAAAAATTCTTTTCCTTCACGATAGTCGGCACAGGTACCTTCAATTCGCCAGCCTTGGGAAACTCTTTTATAAAGGCAAAGCATTTCTCCGTTTTTTCCTACTATCATGTAGGAGCTGAAAATAGCACCATGGTCGTTTTCGATAAAGCCGAAACCTATGGCTGTTTTTTCTTTTTGGGCAATTGAACGAATCTTTGCAATGGGTTCCGAGTTTATTTGAAGATCCGTCAAAATATCTTTTTTATATTCAAAACAAAGAGAATAAAAGCCCTGTAAAAAACTTTCTCCAAATAGAAGAAGATCGGGCTTTTCAGACCTTGTCTTTTCTATAAAGCCTTCAATCTGCGATATATTAAAATCAATATCATTGTTTTTATTTTCCGATGCACAAAGACCGATTTTCATACTTTCCTCCCATACACTAACGATAAACAGTGAGGCTGAATTCCTGCCGAACTGTTTATCCATCCTCCATCATTTCAGTCAATAAAAAAGGGGCATCCGATATAAAGCAAAAGCCTTTCGGAGCCCCTTATCTCAATTTAAAAAACAATCCTTAGCAATAAACGCTCTTTAAATAGTCCAAATCCAATTCGGGATAAAGAACAAATTTATGTAAAAGAGCATCTACTTCTTTTTGTATCTCTGCTTTTACGGCAGGGTCTACAACTACATTAGCCTTGCTGGGAGCTCCGCTCTTTGTTACACCCGGCTTTGAAGCTTTTAATACCCTGTCTATAATTGAAGCAATCTGCTTCATTTCGGGTTTTCCCATTCCAAGACTTGTTACGGCAGGAGTTCCTACGCGTAGACCGCTTGTCCACCAGGGGCCGTTCGGATCAAAGGGCAAGCTGTTTCTGTTAAGGGTTACACCGCACTCGGACATTGCAGTTTCTGCTTGGCGGCCGTTTAAGCCGTATTTTGTTACATTAATCAGCATTAAGTGATTGTCTGTTCCGTTTGTCTGGAGCTTCATACCGAGCTTCATACATTCTTCAGCGAGGGCGACAGCATTGTCTCTTACCTTGTGGGCATAGTCTTGATATTCCTTGCTGCTTGCTTCGCGGAAGGCAACGGCCTTTGCAGCCATAACATGAGGAAGAGGTCCGCCGATTACAAGGGGGCATCCCTTATCAACGAATTCGGCAAATTCTTTTTTACAAAGAATCATAGCACCGCGGGGGCCTCGAAGAGTTTTGTGGGTTGTAGTTGTTACCACATCAGCCCAAAGAACAGGGTTATATTCACCTTCAAAAACCTTTCCTGCAACAAGACCGGCAAAGTGGGCCATATCAACCATTAAAACGGCTCCGCATTTATCCGCAATTTCTCTAAATTTCTTAAAGTTAATCTTTCGGGGATAGGCACTGTATCCGGCCAAAAGAATCAAGGGCTTTTCTTCCATTGCTCTTTTTTCGATTTCGGCATAATCAAGCTCACCGGTTTCTTTATTTACCGTATATGAGCATGTTCTAAACATTTTTGAAGAAACGTTTTGAACATAGCCGTGGGTAAGGTGTCCGCCCGAATAGTAATCCAAGCCCATAAGTTTTTGATTTCCAAGAGCATGGCGTAATTCTTCCCACTCCTCATGGCTCAAACCTTCAAGGCTCATCTTTTTAACCTTTCCGTCTACAACCGTCTCAAATTTCTTTAAGAAGGGCTCCTCAACCTTGGCATTTAAGATAGCCCAATAAGCTACGATATTTGCATCAGCTCC of the Treponema denticola ATCC 35405 genome contains:
- a CDS encoding glycine hydroxymethyltransferase, which translates into the protein MKEGLKKYLEREGSNAKLAMVAYLANLDQVASVYPEVASSIVKEIENQRSHLKLIASENYSSLAVQAAMGNLLTDKYAEGFPEHRYYGGCENVDAVEMAACEEACKIFGAEHAYVQPHSGADANIVAYWAILNAKVEEPFLKKFETVVDGKVKKMSLEGLSHEEWEELRHALGNQKLMGLDYYSGGHLTHGYVQNVSSKMFRTCSYTVNKETGELDYAEIEKRAMEEKPLILLAGYSAYPRKINFKKFREIADKCGAVLMVDMAHFAGLVAGKVFEGEYNPVLWADVVTTTTHKTLRGPRGAMILCKKEFAEFVDKGCPLVIGGPLPHVMAAKAVAFREASSKEYQDYAHKVRDNAVALAEECMKLGMKLQTNGTDNHLMLINVTKYGLNGRQAETAMSECGVTLNRNSLPFDPNGPWWTSGLRVGTPAVTSLGMGKPEMKQIASIIDRVLKASKPGVTKSGAPSKANVVVDPAVKAEIQKEVDALLHKFVLYPELDLDYLKSVYC
- a CDS encoding IMP dehydrogenase, which produces MAFFYDEPSHTFSEYLLVPRLSGVEHIPQAVSLKTPLTKYKKGEEPKISLNIPLVSSIMQSVSDHNMAVALAREGGLSFIFGSQSIESEAKMVTKVKNYRAGFVESDSNLTPEHHLSDVLDLKDRTDHTTVAVTHDGTGHGKLLGVVTGRDYRIGHTDLNTKVKEFMTPIERLHVAEEGISLKKAQDIIWEFKLNSLPILDKKGCLVAFVFRKDYESNTENPLELLDEKKRYMVGAGINTRDYEERVPALVEAGADVLCIDSSDGFSDWQKQTIQFVKEKYGDSIPIGAGNVVDADGFNFLADAGADFIKVGIGGGSICITRETKGIGRGQATALIEVAKARDEYFKKKGVYIPICSDGGIVFDYHITLALAMGSDFCMLGRYFARFDESPTNKVLINGNYMKEYWGEGSARARNWQRYDSGGEKKLSFEEGVDSYVPYAGKLHDNVAVTLNKIRSTMCNCGVLSIPEFQRDAKITLVSSASIIEGGPHDVVLKDMSHSSSSNY
- a CDS encoding carbon-nitrogen hydrolase family protein, giving the protein MKIGLCASENKNNDIDFNISQIEGFIEKTRSEKPDLLLFGESFLQGFYSLCFEYKKDILTDLQINSEPIAKIRSIAQKEKTAIGFGFIENDHGAIFSSYMIVGKNGEMLCLYKRVSQGWRIEGTCADYREGKEFFEFDFGGKRLAVFICGDLWEDNLLEPIISLNPDAFLWPVFCGYTKEEWKNGEAAAYAERTAILDKPVLFINSLVNENAKAIGGGAFVWHQGKLIKEIPMGETGFLLYEI